The following proteins come from a genomic window of Desulfuromonas sp. TF:
- a CDS encoding GNAT family N-acetyltransferase, with the protein MTDQIFIRNAVPADLDAVISLDETTTQEEKPAYWREIFDRYVGGGRDDRFFLVAETHALPVGFIIGEVRAWEFGSPPCGWVFALTVSDQAREMGIGQKMFEEICKRLKQVGITTVRTMVDRDNKLTLSFFRSQGLRTGRYVELEKEI; encoded by the coding sequence ATGACTGATCAGATCTTCATCCGGAATGCCGTCCCGGCCGACCTCGATGCCGTGATTTCATTAGATGAGACGACGACCCAGGAAGAAAAGCCGGCTTATTGGCGCGAAATCTTCGATCGGTACGTTGGAGGGGGAAGAGACGATCGCTTTTTCCTCGTTGCAGAAACTCACGCCTTGCCTGTCGGTTTCATCATCGGGGAGGTCCGGGCCTGGGAATTTGGTTCGCCTCCGTGTGGCTGGGTTTTTGCGCTCACCGTCTCGGACCAAGCACGCGAGATGGGAATCGGCCAGAAAATGTTCGAGGAAATATGTAAACGATTGAAGCAGGTTGGCATCACGACAGTGCGTACCATGGTGGATCGCGACAATAAACTGACCCTGTCGTTCTTTCGCAGCCAGGGATTGCGCACGGGTCGATATGTCGAACTCGAAAAAGAGATTTAA
- a CDS encoding aldehyde ferredoxin oxidoreductase C-terminal domain-containing protein, whose amino-acid sequence IMGGIKAIYARGGAGAKMGSLKLKAIMIRGRGEQPVLSAAFKENNRELAKKILSTSVIKNALKTVGTPFLYKPSRILGAMGTKNNQETSWYESLDADNFDAYRTGMDGCYKCPVRCRALNDMTPEGKGGWGARALKGLTGNASYDQQQAQVEHSREKVYRGIRGDGKFDRHDKGDGPEYVTLQKMGPMIGIKEPEQVLRLNNILNDLGLDSASTGSAISWAMELYQQGLITAEDTGGLDLSWGNYEVIEKLLFMTARREGFGDVIADSSRAVETGKYPDEGLKYRMAVKGLFQSDPHDARILKGFALGLAVATRGMDHLRNRPTLEINAKINDNRELKTSLYGGHVAPEPNSYEGKEYAVRRCENTYAVGDAVGMCRFSTKLFNSPSTAGYEDFARQLKELTGEEFTPDQLDEVGRKITGLERLINGRLGLTEKDDTLPDRWFDEETKVGPFTGEKIDRAEFEKLKSRFYAVTGLNSVGVPSLEWHGSLAEVTTGFAVKVKLPHGLSGAPEGAVIVDQPVSNISELRAAVGRRLPHAADQLEDSCLNILVNGKMVLSNEEAFPIRSRDKVTFLPMLGGG is encoded by the coding sequence GAATCATGGGAGGAATCAAGGCGATCTATGCCCGGGGAGGGGCCGGAGCCAAAATGGGATCGCTCAAACTCAAGGCGATCATGATCCGCGGACGCGGCGAACAGCCCGTTCTTTCAGCGGCGTTCAAGGAGAACAACCGTGAACTCGCGAAAAAGATCCTCTCGACCAGCGTGATCAAGAATGCGCTGAAAACCGTCGGCACACCGTTTCTCTATAAGCCCAGCCGCATTCTCGGTGCGATGGGGACCAAGAACAACCAGGAGACCAGTTGGTATGAGTCGCTGGATGCCGACAACTTCGATGCCTACCGCACCGGAATGGATGGCTGCTACAAATGTCCGGTCCGCTGCCGAGCCCTCAACGACATGACCCCCGAGGGGAAGGGTGGCTGGGGAGCCCGTGCCCTGAAGGGTCTTACCGGCAACGCCAGCTACGATCAGCAGCAGGCCCAGGTCGAACATTCGCGGGAGAAGGTCTACAGGGGGATCCGTGGCGACGGCAAATTCGACCGCCACGACAAGGGGGACGGTCCCGAATATGTCACCCTGCAGAAGATGGGCCCCATGATCGGCATCAAGGAGCCCGAGCAGGTCCTGCGCCTGAACAACATCCTCAACGATCTCGGGCTCGATTCGGCCAGTACAGGCAGCGCTATTTCCTGGGCAATGGAACTCTATCAGCAGGGACTCATCACGGCTGAGGATACCGGCGGTCTCGATCTGAGCTGGGGCAACTACGAGGTGATTGAAAAGCTTCTTTTCATGACCGCACGCCGGGAAGGCTTCGGCGATGTCATCGCCGATTCCAGCCGGGCGGTGGAGACGGGCAAATACCCGGATGAGGGACTCAAATACCGGATGGCCGTAAAGGGGCTCTTCCAGTCCGACCCCCATGATGCGCGGATTCTCAAGGGTTTCGCCCTCGGTTTGGCCGTCGCGACCCGCGGCATGGACCACCTGCGCAACCGCCCGACCCTTGAGATCAACGCCAAGATCAACGACAACCGCGAACTCAAGACCTCCCTCTACGGCGGGCATGTGGCCCCTGAGCCCAACAGCTACGAGGGGAAGGAATACGCCGTCCGCCGGTGCGAGAACACCTATGCCGTCGGCGACGCAGTCGGCATGTGCCGTTTTTCCACCAAGCTGTTCAACTCCCCCTCCACTGCCGGCTATGAGGACTTCGCCCGGCAGTTGAAGGAACTGACCGGAGAGGAATTCACTCCCGACCAGCTCGACGAGGTCGGCCGCAAGATTACCGGCCTGGAACGACTCATCAATGGCCGCCTGGGATTGACCGAGAAGGACGACACTCTCCCCGACCGTTGGTTTGACGAGGAAACCAAGGTCGGTCCCTTTACCGGTGAGAAAATCGACCGGGCCGAGTTCGAGAAACTCAAGTCCCGCTTTTATGCCGTCACGGGTCTGAACAGTGTGGGCGTCCCATCCCTCGAGTGGCACGGAAGTCTCGCCGAGGTAACCACCGGCTTCGCCGTCAAGGTCAAGCTCCCCCATGGCCTCTCCGGAGCGCCGGAAGGAGCGGTCATCGTCGACCAGCCCGTGTCCAACATCTCCGAACTCAGAGCCGCGGTGGGCAGGCGACTCCCCCATGCGGCCGATCAACTCGAGGACAGTTGTCTGAACATTCTGGTCAACGGCAAGATGGTTCTTTCAAACGAAGAGGCCTTTCCCATCCGGAGCCGAGACAAGGTCACCTTCCTGCCTATGCTCGGCGGGGGCTGA
- a CDS encoding amidohydrolase family protein, translating into MTGTEGQTPRKLRIDFHVHLAMYTQHRPWVTEWMKLTRPVHYEDFIAQYSDPGAFEELLEQEGIDYACVLADLCPVTTGVCTNEQVRDFCRGKRRLIPFCDLNPHLFTDLGEELRRKVEDEGFRGVKLYPTYQQYYPNDPRIYPLYQAAQDLGIPILVHTGSSVFKGARLKFGDPLYLDDVAVDFPRLNLVMAHSGRGFWYERAFFLSRHHPNLYMELSGLPPSRLLTYFPELSRNTDKVIFGSDWPGMVSIRRNMEVISDLGLSAEGLENVFGGNAARLLRL; encoded by the coding sequence ATGACTGGAACTGAAGGGCAGACGCCCCGCAAGCTGAGGATTGATTTCCACGTTCACCTGGCTATGTATACCCAGCATCGTCCATGGGTCACCGAGTGGATGAAGCTGACTCGCCCGGTCCACTATGAGGACTTTATCGCACAGTACAGCGACCCTGGGGCTTTCGAAGAACTTCTGGAGCAGGAAGGGATTGATTATGCCTGCGTTCTGGCAGATCTCTGTCCGGTGACTACGGGCGTATGCACCAACGAACAGGTGCGCGATTTCTGCAGGGGAAAGAGAAGGCTGATCCCCTTTTGCGACCTCAACCCCCATCTCTTCACCGACCTGGGGGAGGAGCTGCGGCGGAAGGTCGAAGATGAAGGTTTCAGGGGGGTGAAGCTTTATCCTACCTATCAGCAATATTATCCGAACGATCCAAGGATTTATCCTCTGTATCAGGCGGCTCAGGATTTGGGGATCCCCATCCTGGTCCACACCGGATCGTCTGTTTTCAAGGGGGCCCGGCTAAAATTCGGCGATCCCCTGTACCTCGATGACGTGGCCGTCGATTTTCCCCGCCTTAACCTGGTTATGGCTCACTCGGGGAGGGGGTTCTGGTACGAACGGGCCTTTTTCCTCTCCAGACACCATCCCAATCTCTACATGGAACTTTCGGGGCTGCCGCCCTCCAGGCTGCTGACCTATTTCCCCGAATTGTCCAGGAACACGGACAAGGTGATCTTCGGCAGCGACTGGCCTGGCATGGTCTCGATTCGACGCAATATGGAGGTGATCTCTGATCTGGGTCTGTCTGCGGAGGGATTGGAGAATGTTTTCGGCGGGAATGCCGCCCGATTACTGCGCCTTTGA
- a CDS encoding Rrf2 family transcriptional regulator — protein MKLNKASLYALFAVLELASDRERQLSTTDIADKYKISTHHLAKVLRTLVRSGMVQAVRGAGGGYKFAGTVNRTTLLDVIQIFETLESELDVPDQGSQASAPVVEELKSITAEIDDLTKAVLDTITLETAINNTRQRAREKQQP, from the coding sequence ATGAAGCTTAACAAGGCAAGCCTGTATGCCCTATTTGCCGTACTCGAACTGGCCAGCGACCGCGAACGCCAGCTCTCGACCACTGACATCGCCGATAAATACAAGATCTCAACCCATCATCTGGCGAAAGTGCTGCGTACCCTGGTACGCTCGGGAATGGTTCAGGCAGTGCGCGGCGCCGGGGGCGGGTATAAGTTCGCCGGAACCGTAAATCGAACGACATTGCTGGACGTCATTCAAATATTCGAGACCCTCGAATCGGAACTTGATGTGCCGGACCAGGGGAGCCAGGCAAGCGCACCCGTCGTGGAGGAACTTAAAAGCATTACCGCCGAGATCGACGACCTCACCAAGGCGGTCCTCGATACGATCACCCTGGAGACAGCTATCAACAACACCCGTCAGCGCGCCAGGGAAAAGCAGCAACCTTGA
- a CDS encoding aconitate hydratase: MARNLTHKILEEHLLEGRLVPGQEIAIRIDHTLLQDATGTMAMLEFEALGLEGVKVGLAAQYVDHNLLQTDNKNADDHKYLQTACARYGIHFSRPGNGVSHQVHMERFGRPGLTMIGADSHTPGAAGVSMLAIGAGGLDVAMAMAGHPYNFPCPKVLGVRLTGELPDWVSAKDVILEMLRRYDVKGCVGKIVEYYGPGVKTLSATDRETIGNMGTELGATTTIFPSDERTREYLEAQGRGDAWRELAADEGAEYDEVDEIDLSTVEPLIACPTSPGNVKRVAEVAGIKVDQTIVGSSVNSSFRDLMVVAKVAEGRHSHPDTSFHINPGSRQVLENIADQGGVMALLLAGARIHQSGCLGCIGMGQAPGTGQVSLRTFPRNFPGRSGTKDDRVYLCSPETAVAAALKGLITDPRDLGQEMEYPRIHDPTKYLVDESSIIFPSEDLRKTEVVRGPNIKKLPDFEALPDTLEGEVVLKVEDNISTDTIMPAGNRVLPLRSNIEAISEFVYYQIDEDFHKSCREKGNVIIVGGENYGQGSSREHAALAPRYLGVRAKIVKSFARIHKANLCNFGILPLVFKNPGDYDLFEKGKKVVFPEVRRHLENGDREIPVAVDAREVITILDVSDRQRRHLIAGGALNFVKSELENK; encoded by the coding sequence ATGGCCAGAAACCTGACTCACAAAATCCTGGAGGAACACCTGCTCGAAGGGCGCCTCGTTCCCGGCCAGGAGATCGCCATCCGTATCGACCATACTCTGCTTCAGGACGCCACGGGAACCATGGCCATGCTGGAGTTCGAGGCCTTGGGGCTGGAAGGGGTCAAGGTCGGCCTGGCCGCCCAGTATGTCGATCACAATCTGCTCCAGACCGACAACAAGAACGCCGACGACCACAAATATCTTCAGACCGCCTGCGCCCGCTACGGCATTCATTTCAGCCGGCCGGGGAACGGGGTCTCCCACCAGGTGCACATGGAGCGGTTCGGGCGGCCCGGGCTGACCATGATCGGCGCCGACAGTCATACTCCCGGCGCGGCAGGAGTCTCGATGCTCGCCATCGGCGCCGGCGGACTCGATGTGGCCATGGCCATGGCCGGTCACCCGTACAATTTTCCCTGCCCCAAGGTGCTCGGGGTGAGGCTCACCGGGGAGCTTCCCGATTGGGTCAGCGCCAAGGACGTGATCCTGGAGATGCTGCGCCGCTACGACGTCAAGGGGTGCGTCGGCAAGATCGTGGAGTATTACGGACCTGGAGTGAAGACTCTCTCGGCTACCGACCGCGAAACGATCGGCAACATGGGAACCGAACTGGGAGCGACCACCACCATCTTCCCCTCCGACGAGCGCACCCGCGAGTACCTGGAGGCCCAGGGGCGCGGCGACGCCTGGCGGGAGCTGGCGGCCGACGAAGGGGCCGAATACGACGAAGTCGATGAAATAGATCTTTCCACTGTCGAGCCGCTGATCGCCTGCCCTACCTCACCGGGGAACGTCAAACGGGTAGCGGAGGTGGCCGGGATCAAAGTCGACCAGACCATCGTCGGCTCCAGCGTGAACTCCTCATTCCGAGACCTGATGGTGGTAGCGAAGGTCGCCGAGGGACGCCACTCCCACCCCGACACCTCCTTTCACATCAACCCCGGGAGCCGCCAGGTTCTGGAGAACATAGCTGACCAGGGGGGCGTCATGGCCCTTCTGCTGGCCGGAGCCCGCATCCACCAGTCGGGGTGCCTGGGGTGCATCGGCATGGGACAAGCCCCCGGCACCGGGCAGGTGAGCCTGCGCACCTTCCCCCGCAATTTCCCCGGCCGCAGCGGGACCAAAGACGACCGGGTCTATCTCTGCTCGCCCGAGACCGCCGTCGCCGCCGCCCTCAAGGGGCTGATCACGGACCCGCGCGACCTCGGCCAGGAGATGGAGTATCCGCGCATCCATGATCCCACAAAGTACCTGGTCGACGAATCGTCGATCATCTTTCCTTCCGAGGACCTGCGAAAAACCGAAGTGGTGCGCGGCCCGAATATCAAAAAACTCCCCGATTTCGAAGCGCTCCCCGATACCCTGGAAGGAGAAGTCGTGCTGAAGGTGGAGGACAACATCTCCACCGACACCATCATGCCTGCCGGCAACCGAGTGCTGCCTCTGCGCTCCAATATCGAGGCGATCAGCGAATTCGTCTACTACCAGATCGACGAGGATTTTCACAAAAGCTGCAGGGAGAAGGGGAATGTGATCATCGTCGGCGGAGAGAACTACGGGCAGGGTTCGAGCCGCGAGCATGCCGCCCTCGCGCCCCGCTATCTAGGCGTGCGGGCCAAGATCGTCAAGAGCTTCGCCCGGATCCACAAGGCGAATCTATGCAATTTCGGCATCCTTCCCCTGGTTTTCAAAAACCCCGGGGACTACGACCTGTTCGAAAAAGGAAAGAAGGTGGTCTTCCCCGAGGTCAGAAGACATCTGGAAAACGGCGACCGGGAGATCCCGGTAGCGGTCGACGCCCGGGAGGTGATCACCATCCTGGACGTATCCGACCGTCAGCGCCGGCATCTGATCGCGGGAGGGGCGCTGAATTTCGTGAAAAGCGAATTGGAGAACAAGTAA
- a CDS encoding branched-chain amino acid ABC transporter permease produces MEISFYLVQLLNGIQYGFLLFLVASGLTLLFGIMGIINLAHGSFYMIGAYLSYWLSGMTGSLWLGILLGLPLALILGYAVERFAISFLYRRDHLYQVLLTFALILVFNELQRILWGNNVHGVAIPAALAGSIPLTENQVYPVYRLFISAACIVIAAAMYWVIQKTRLGMMIRAGSSNREMVQALGIDVNRLFAIVFSLGVALAAFAGMLAAPVDSVYPGMGENILIISFVVVVIGGTGSIKGAFVGAMLIGLVSTFGKVLLPEMASMAVYAMMAVILLWRPQGLFGRAV; encoded by the coding sequence ATGGAAATTTCTTTTTACCTGGTTCAACTCCTCAACGGAATCCAATACGGCTTTCTGCTGTTCCTGGTCGCCAGCGGCCTGACCCTGTTGTTCGGGATCATGGGGATTATCAATCTGGCCCATGGCTCCTTCTACATGATCGGGGCCTACCTGTCCTACTGGTTGTCCGGCATGACCGGCAGTCTCTGGCTCGGCATCCTGCTGGGACTCCCCCTGGCCCTGATCCTCGGGTATGCCGTGGAGCGTTTCGCCATTTCCTTTCTGTATCGGCGGGACCATCTCTATCAGGTTCTGCTGACGTTTGCCCTGATTCTCGTCTTCAACGAGCTGCAACGGATCCTCTGGGGAAACAATGTTCACGGAGTGGCGATACCGGCGGCACTTGCCGGTTCGATCCCCCTGACCGAGAACCAGGTGTACCCCGTCTATCGCCTCTTCATATCGGCGGCCTGCATCGTTATTGCCGCTGCCATGTACTGGGTGATCCAGAAGACCCGCCTGGGGATGATGATCCGGGCAGGGTCCAGCAACCGGGAGATGGTGCAGGCCCTCGGCATCGACGTCAATCGCCTGTTCGCCATTGTTTTCAGCCTGGGTGTGGCCCTGGCCGCCTTCGCCGGGATGCTGGCGGCGCCGGTGGACTCGGTTTATCCGGGAATGGGTGAAAACATCCTGATCATCTCCTTCGTGGTGGTGGTCATCGGCGGCACCGGCTCTATCAAGGGGGCCTTCGTCGGCGCCATGCTGATCGGGCTGGTGAGCACTTTCGGCAAGGTCCTGCTCCCTGAAATGGCCAGTATGGCAGTCTATGCGATGATGGCCGTGATTCTGTTGTGGCGGCCTCAAGGGCTGTTCGGAAGGGCGGTCTGA
- a CDS encoding ABC transporter substrate-binding protein, translating to MSNEEKKGITRRDLIKGTAATAGLAAASLFVPPRFAIGAQAKVKVGFLLPYTGTYAKLGTFCRDALKLRLAEAGNKLGGREIEFIDVDSEANPAKAPELTNRLIKRDKVDFLIGPVHSGVGMVMVKMARGDQGPITVVTNAGADQLTGSLCAPNIFRTSFSSYQMGYPGGPVMLEDGHKRVALVYWNYGFGKEVAAGFKESFLAGGGTLVKEIATPFPEVDFQAYLTELAALKPDAIYTFYAGGGAAKFVKDFAAAGLKDSIKLYGAGFITEGVLEAQGAAAEGVRTVLHYADTLDIPENHKFRAAFKKATGQEADVYAVQGYDAGELILRGMDAVKGDTGARAEMIRAMEKAEIASPRGKLRFSPSHNPIHDIYLREVVKGENRVIRVAAKDQSDPAEGCSM from the coding sequence ATGAGCAACGAGGAAAAAAAGGGGATCACCAGACGCGATTTGATTAAGGGTACGGCGGCTACGGCGGGATTGGCTGCGGCATCGCTCTTCGTGCCGCCGCGGTTCGCCATCGGCGCTCAGGCTAAGGTCAAAGTCGGTTTCCTGCTCCCCTATACCGGCACTTATGCCAAACTCGGCACCTTCTGCCGTGATGCCCTCAAGCTGCGCCTTGCCGAGGCAGGCAACAAACTGGGAGGACGGGAGATCGAGTTCATCGATGTCGACAGCGAGGCGAATCCGGCCAAGGCGCCGGAGCTGACCAACCGGCTGATCAAGAGGGACAAGGTCGATTTCCTGATCGGACCGGTGCATTCCGGAGTCGGCATGGTCATGGTCAAGATGGCCCGAGGCGATCAAGGTCCCATTACGGTTGTCACCAATGCCGGCGCCGACCAGTTGACCGGTTCCCTCTGCGCCCCGAACATCTTCCGCACCTCCTTTTCCAGTTACCAGATGGGCTACCCGGGCGGACCGGTGATGCTGGAAGACGGCCACAAACGGGTGGCCCTGGTGTACTGGAACTATGGTTTCGGCAAGGAAGTCGCCGCCGGCTTCAAGGAATCTTTCCTGGCGGGGGGCGGCACCCTGGTCAAGGAGATTGCGACACCCTTCCCGGAAGTGGACTTCCAGGCCTATCTGACGGAGCTTGCCGCCCTCAAGCCGGATGCGATCTACACCTTCTACGCCGGCGGCGGCGCTGCCAAGTTCGTCAAGGACTTTGCTGCTGCCGGGCTGAAGGATTCCATCAAGCTCTACGGGGCCGGTTTCATCACCGAAGGGGTACTGGAAGCCCAGGGCGCAGCCGCTGAAGGAGTGCGCACCGTCCTGCACTACGCCGATACCCTGGATATCCCAGAGAATCATAAGTTCCGGGCCGCCTTCAAGAAGGCCACCGGCCAGGAGGCCGACGTCTATGCCGTCCAGGGTTATGATGCCGGGGAACTCATCCTCCGGGGAATGGACGCGGTCAAGGGGGATACCGGTGCCCGAGCCGAAATGATCCGGGCCATGGAGAAGGCCGAAATCGCCAGTCCGCGCGGCAAGCTGCGTTTCTCCCCGTCACACAACCCGATTCATGATATCTACCTCCGGGAAGTGGTCAAAGGGGAGAACCGTGTCATCCGGGTCGCCGCAAAGGATCAGTCTGATCCGGCCGAAGGGTGCTCGATGTAA
- a CDS encoding benzoate-CoA ligase family protein has translation MQNHTVEVNAGDKSGLNFAPVFNVAVPFVDRHLREGRADKVAIRTNHGEEVTYRELAENVNRCGNALLALGIGRGERVIMIIKDCPEFFYVFWGAIKAGLIPVPVNTLLRAKDYAYIIADSGCTAVIYSPEFAGEIDGALSQVAVKPHCLLTEGSESLQGLLRNAATDLEPAPTTAEDDGFWLYSSGSTGSPKGAVHRHRDMVVTSHFYGVETLGIREDDICFSAAKLFFAYGLGNGMTFSLWVGASTVLDDSRPTPQSTFKTIERFKPTLYFGVPTLYSAQLQALETERPDLSSIRLCVSAGEALPADIFNRWRKQTGLVILDGIGSTEALHIFISNQLNDIKPGSSGRAVPGYQLRITDDEGKEVPRGESGRLWIKGDSTARCYWNNPEKSARTMVDGWLDTGDTYVQDETGYYHYCGRNDDMLKVGGIWCSPFEIEAKLIEHPQVLEVAVVGHADGAGLIKPEAFIVLKNPADAGEALEADLLDFCKKGLAPYKYPRWFRFVPELPKTATGKIQRFKLRTGSSSSGSEDKASQVL, from the coding sequence ATGCAAAATCACACTGTGGAAGTAAATGCCGGGGATAAATCCGGGTTGAACTTTGCCCCGGTCTTCAATGTTGCTGTTCCTTTTGTCGACCGCCACCTGCGAGAAGGGCGAGCTGACAAAGTCGCGATCAGGACCAATCATGGAGAGGAAGTTACTTACCGAGAATTGGCTGAAAACGTCAATCGCTGCGGTAATGCTCTTCTTGCTCTGGGGATCGGCCGAGGCGAGCGCGTCATCATGATTATAAAAGACTGCCCCGAATTCTTTTATGTCTTCTGGGGTGCCATCAAGGCCGGTCTGATTCCGGTCCCTGTCAATACTCTGCTGCGCGCCAAGGATTATGCCTACATCATTGCCGATTCCGGTTGTACTGCGGTCATCTACTCGCCTGAATTCGCCGGAGAGATCGATGGCGCTCTGTCACAGGTTGCAGTCAAGCCGCACTGTCTTTTGACTGAAGGCAGTGAAAGTCTGCAGGGTTTGCTCCGTAATGCCGCCACCGATCTGGAACCGGCGCCGACCACGGCCGAAGATGACGGCTTCTGGCTCTACTCCTCAGGGTCGACAGGAAGTCCGAAGGGTGCAGTGCACCGTCACCGCGATATGGTGGTGACCAGCCATTTCTATGGGGTCGAGACGCTTGGAATCCGCGAAGACGATATCTGCTTTTCCGCGGCTAAGCTCTTTTTCGCTTACGGTTTGGGCAACGGCATGACCTTCTCCCTCTGGGTCGGCGCCAGTACGGTTCTTGATGATTCCCGGCCCACGCCGCAATCGACTTTCAAGACCATAGAACGGTTCAAGCCCACCCTGTATTTCGGGGTTCCGACTCTCTACTCAGCCCAGTTGCAGGCATTGGAAACAGAACGGCCTGATCTCTCGTCGATTCGACTCTGCGTCTCTGCCGGTGAGGCCCTTCCTGCCGATATCTTTAATCGCTGGAGGAAGCAGACCGGATTAGTCATCCTCGACGGCATCGGCTCCACCGAGGCACTGCATATCTTCATCTCCAACCAGCTTAACGACATCAAGCCGGGCTCCAGCGGAAGAGCCGTACCTGGCTACCAGTTGCGCATTACCGATGACGAAGGAAAGGAAGTGCCTCGGGGGGAGAGCGGCCGGCTCTGGATCAAGGGCGACTCGACCGCTCGCTGCTATTGGAACAATCCGGAGAAGAGCGCCCGGACCATGGTCGATGGCTGGCTCGACACGGGCGATACCTATGTGCAGGACGAGACCGGATACTACCATTATTGCGGACGCAATGACGACATGCTGAAGGTCGGGGGGATCTGGTGCTCGCCCTTCGAGATCGAGGCCAAGCTCATCGAGCATCCCCAGGTCCTGGAAGTGGCGGTGGTGGGGCATGCCGACGGAGCCGGGCTTATTAAGCCCGAGGCCTTTATCGTCCTTAAAAATCCGGCCGATGCCGGAGAAGCTCTCGAGGCGGACCTGCTGGATTTTTGTAAAAAAGGACTGGCTCCCTACAAATATCCGCGGTGGTTCCGGTTCGTCCCTGAATTGCCCAAGACGGCCACGGGCAAAATCCAGAGATTCAAGCTGCGGACCGGATCCTCATCCTCGGGTTCGGAGGATAAGGCATCTCAAGTCCTATAG
- a CDS encoding aldehyde ferredoxin oxidoreductase N-terminal domain-containing protein, with the protein MGIREKVEQLAARMHERPQYPTQGAVLFVDLERRECFSKYLGKEVFRTFLTNRGGNMYLLYNLLLDGVAPLDPQVPLIFGSGALTGAVPTGTRGNVSSISPESYALLDSNCGDAFPTFLKQHGFDHLVLYGKQSDWSLLQIADGGVTFHDATSYLGMDNIDFTEAVQKDFSCTERKDMAMARITSAGENLVLCSGIMGGIKAIYARGGAGAKMGSLKLKA; encoded by the coding sequence ATGGGCATCAGGGAAAAGGTTGAACAACTCGCGGCGCGGATGCACGAGCGCCCCCAATATCCGACCCAGGGGGCGGTACTGTTCGTTGACCTGGAACGGAGGGAATGTTTTTCCAAGTACCTTGGCAAGGAGGTTTTCCGCACCTTTCTCACCAACCGAGGCGGAAACATGTACCTCCTCTACAACCTGCTGCTGGATGGAGTGGCTCCGCTCGATCCGCAGGTTCCTCTTATTTTCGGCAGCGGCGCACTGACCGGAGCCGTTCCGACGGGGACGCGCGGCAACGTCAGCAGCATTTCCCCCGAGAGCTACGCCCTTCTCGACAGCAACTGCGGCGACGCCTTTCCCACTTTTCTCAAACAACACGGCTTCGACCACCTCGTCCTCTACGGCAAGCAGAGCGACTGGAGCCTCCTGCAGATTGCGGACGGCGGGGTCACCTTTCATGACGCCACGTCCTATCTCGGCATGGACAACATAGACTTCACCGAGGCGGTACAGAAAGACTTCTCCTGCACCGAGCGTAAGGACATGGCCATGGCCCGCATCACCAGTGCAGGCGAAAACCTGGTTCTCTGCTCCGGAATCATGGGAGGAATCAAGGCGATCTATGCCCGGGGAGGGGCCGGAGCCAAAATGGGATCGCTCAAACTCAAGGCGA